The proteins below come from a single Pseudochaenichthys georgianus chromosome 14, fPseGeo1.2, whole genome shotgun sequence genomic window:
- the lrrc32 gene encoding transforming growth factor beta activator LRRC32, which produces MACLQLLLPLMVSCVAASERPPRQLPACQVVQMDVFCSDLSLRSAPVDLPHGVRMLDLSLNQVQNLSQETLAYQNGFHHLNLRANKIHFIQPGLFKDMTDLRVLDLSRNHLNVFAHAKINIGPLTAVESLDLSNNGLYTGMSDYFLADSPSLMDLSLNGNSITKIAHNTFGGSSSLRRISLHNNVILEIEDGAFELLNNLTELDLSKNSITCITDFNLCNLKVLNLSKNSVEFFHSATSVVFYKLTHLDLSENKMLYFPLLPRSNMIEHIDVSRNHLQSANVTGGLEKRTQVYFYYLKYLDMSYNQLKSIPESFFHCMRFLEVLNVSNNCINSFSITNPGLLQTVKIINLSFNSLQSLTFGENTLPSLEKLFLQGNDLTTLDHGIFQRLPSIKHLHLQQNDLEICSSENEPQDCVSFTSIPTLQFLNLSENYLRILPANAFANTSLKLLDLSLNPGLEMDKDSLSGLEHTLIHLLLKENNISSLNTDLSSLKSLKHIDLSTNQLTNIPVWSKDSSIESLNLQNNNLVTLKYSSMLALEHSLKTLYMGSNPLSCCSNLDFLQMVQRSAVVVPDIETVTCVHEEYSEPVNIEKVTLEMCHISGVQNYVIAVVVIVLVLLIAMALLVRYWQARKRKHIRRFTA; this is translated from the exons ATGGCCTGTCTCCAGCTGCTCCTCCCGCTGATGGTCAGCTGCGTGGCGGCGTCCGAACGGCCTCCTCGCCAACTGCCAGCATGCCAAGTT gtcCAGATGGATGTGTTCTGCAGCGATCTGAGCCTCAGAAGTGCACCGGTCGACCTTCCTCATGGCGTTCGAATGCTGGATCTTTCCCTCAACCAGGTGCAGAATCTCTCGCAGGAAACACTGGCGTATCAAAACGGTTTCCACCACCTGAACCTCCGCGCCAACAAGATCCACTTCATCCAGCCGGGGCTCTTCAAAGACATGACGGATCTGAGAGTCTTGGATCTGTCCAGGaatcatttgaatgttttcGCGCATGCCAAAATCAACATTGGGCCTCTCACAGCTGTGGAGTCGCTCGATCTGTCGAACAACGGGCTGTACACGGGGATGTCGGACTACTTTTTAGCCGATTCTCCGTCGCTAATGGACCTTTCTCTGAATGGCAACAGCATCACCAAAATAGCCCATAACACCTTCGGCGGATCCTCATCGCTTAGAAGAATCAGCCTCCACAATAACGTCATCTTGGAGATTGAAGACGGAGCGTTTGAGCTCTTGAATAATTTGACTGAACTCGATTTGTCCAAGAACTCGATCACGTGCATCACAGATTTTAACCTTTGCAATTTGAAAGTCCTCAATCTGAGCAAAAACAGCGTGGAGTTCTTCCACAGTGCCACATCGGTGGTCTTCTATAAACTCACGCATCTCGATTTGAGTGAAAACAAAATGCTCTACTTCCCTCTTCTCCCCAGATCCAACATGATTGAACATATTGATGTTTCACGAAACCATCTTCAGAGCGCCAACGTCACAGGAGGTCTTGAAAAGAGAACACAAGTTTATTTCTATTATCTAAAATACCTTGATATGAGTTACAACCAACTCAAAAGCATTCCCGAGTCGTTCTTTCACTGTATGAGATTTCTGGAGGTGCTGAATGTGAGCAATAACTGCATCAACTCGTTCTCTATCACCAACCCAGGCCTCCTGCAGACGGTGAAGATCATCAACCTCAGTTTTAACTCCCTGCAGAGCCTGACGTTTGGGGAAAACACTCTGCCGTCGCTGGAAAAACTCTTCTTGCAAGGAAATGACCTCACCACCCTGGATCATGGAATATTTCAAAGACTACCCAGCATCAAACACCTTCACCTGCAGCAGAATGATCTGGAAATCTGTTCCTCGGAGAATGAACCCCAGGATTGTGTCTCCTTTACTTCCATACCGACCTTGCAATTCCTGAATTTGTCTGAGAACTATTTAAGGATTTTGCCTGCGAACGCGTTTGCCAACACCTCTTTGAAGTTACTGGATTTGTCGCTAAATCCTGGGCTAGAAATGGACAAAGACTCCCTCTCTGGTTTGGAGCATACCCTAATCCACCTCCttttaaaagaaaacaacattTCCAGTTTAAACACAGACTTGTCGTCGCTGAAGAGTCTCAAACACATCGACTTATCCACAAACCAGCTGACGAATATACCCGTGTGGAGCAAAGACTCGTCCATAGAGTCGCTGAACCTGCAGAACAATAACCTGGTGACGCTGAAGTACAGCTCCATGCTCGCTCTGGAACATTCCCTAAAAACTCTCTACATGGGCTCCAACCCTTTGagctgctgcagcaacctcGACTTCCTGCAGATGGTGCAGCGTTCGGCCGTGGTCGTACCGGACATCGAGACGGTCACCTGCGTTCACGAGGAGTATTCAGAACCGGTGAACATCGAGAAGGTGACGCTCGAAATGTGCCACATATCGGGCGTGCAGAACTACGTTATCGCTGTAGTGGTGATAGTGTTGGTTCTGTTGATCGCGATGGCGTTGTTGGTTCGATATTGGCAGGCAAGGAAAAGAAAGCACATCAGACGCTTTACCGCCTAA